From Brassica oleracea var. oleracea cultivar TO1000 chromosome C3, BOL, whole genome shotgun sequence, a single genomic window includes:
- the LOC106334255 gene encoding 3beta-hydroxysteroid-dehydrogenase/decarboxylase isoform 3-like gives MIRPFIQSKADQLFGCGKVADIVLWRNVKNTSLWKHIYFVCRPTFVCAVALYGLSFVPSKIFGFLQVKKILPWRFEISESVVRDLSRDIIVAWNHGVHSLNSLSKGGDWIKFFKVAGSPDNRR, from the exons ATGATACGGCCATTCATTCAGTCTAAAGCAGATCAGCTTTTTGGTTGTGGAAAAG TTGCAGACATCGTACTTTGGAGAAATGTGAAGAATACTTCTCTCTGGAAGCACATTTACTTCGTCTGCAGACCAACTTTCGTTTGTGCTGTTGCTCTGTATGGACTCTCGTTTGTGCCATCAAAGAT CTTTGGGTTTCTTCAAGTCAAAAAAATACTTCCGTGGAGATTCGAGATTTCGGAGTCTGTAGTGAGAGATCTTAGCAGGGATATCATAGTTGCATGGAACCACGGAGTTCACAGTTTAAATTCCTTAAGCAAAGGAGGAGACTGGATCAAGTTCTTCAAG GTTGCTGGATCACCAGACAATCGAAGATAG